In Amphiura filiformis chromosome 1, Afil_fr2py, whole genome shotgun sequence, the following are encoded in one genomic region:
- the LOC140149269 gene encoding uncharacterized protein — MAEYAGKTVIFSKEDDLNAAIQQFEEETLTHFVVAGMTSSFSHSELIINTIRWHLTGYKESLEIPYDKIPFCWVGRKYLVCQFGKKKTYAKEKDSEEVGKPRHKRFKTTKKFNCPAKVTIKKIVKFPDFMVECDKGLKHAKIKAKDRLLAALKKDSDSVRKEVQFYVRFSAIEEHKNHDMGEDAAKVEPIDPRVKAKIEELAQTGVTSCSVLHSLVHKYVEKELFKDQPLPPKARRRYFPKLKDVQNFMTRWKKKPGNEQPSVPSVWEEAEQEEEEMLNVEDDGGNREEQNENDRGEEIETEQSDVLEQVIVHTEEVDSDNIQEESNISQDQVPACTFIIHQGPISSSSTQEWVISNTQELSSTTQGLSNNTQGLNSNTQGLNSNTQGLNINSHAHILNSTNLQLSSSTQQLSNSIQQLSSTQQLSSTQEIGNSEIQDQSVVSGPYVAVSCSEQVSNVGQLSDQPANEEQSKLLSLLLNSSIQQVAVSTSSIPVDTVVNQQAIPKRKVQRIGLVRQMKDVMHDILDYSLLVKDLGVLQGFQANLEKMRDEASKKACLDPEVVQRELARNRRKRPAELHDLNTTTKHRATHLSDVL, encoded by the exons ATGGCTGAATATGCAGGCAAGACAGTGATTTTCAGCAAAGAAGATGACTTGAATGCTGCTATACAGCAGTTTGAAGAAGAGACACTGACACATTTTGTGGTAGCTGGCATGACTTCATCATTCTCTCATTCAG AGTTAATTATAAACACAATTCGATGGCATTTGACTGGATATAAAGAAAGCTTAGAGATCCCGTATGACAAGATTCCATTCTGTTGGGTGGGAAGGAAGTATCTAGTGTGTCAATTTGGAAAGAAGAAGACATATGCCAAGGAAAAG GATTCAGAAGAAGTGGGCAAACCTCGTCACAAGAGATTCAAAACCACCAAGAAGTTTAATTGCCCTGCTAAAGTAACCATCAAAAAGATTGTCAAATTTCCAGATTTTATG GTTGAATGTGACAAGGGTCTCAAGCATGCCAAGATTAAAGCAAAGGACCGTTTGCTAGCTGCACTAAAGAAGGACAGTGACAGTGTGCGTAAAGAAGTCCAGTTTTATGTCAGGTTTTCTGCCATAGAAGAACACAAGAATCATGACATGGGAGAA GATGCAGCCAAGGTAGAGCCAATAGACCCACGAGTGAAAGCAAAAATAGAAGAACTTGCACAAACAGGTGTGACCTCTTGCAGTGTACTCCATTCACTAGTCCACAAATATGTAGAAAAGGAACTCTTCAAAGATCAACCTCTTCCACCCAAAGCTAGACGCCGATACTTCCCAAAACTAAAAGATGTCCAAAACTTTATGACAAGATGGAAGAAGAAACCTGGCAATGAGCAACCATCTGTTCCTTCTGTATGGGAGGAGGCAGAGCAGGAGGAAGAGGAGATGCTGAATGTTGAGGATGATGGAGGGAATAGGGAGgagcaaaatgaaaatgacaGAGGGGAAGAAATTGAAACTGAACAAAGTGATGTTTTAGAACAAGTGATTGTTCATACTGAAGAAGTGGACTCAGATAATATTCAAGAAGAGAGTAATATAAGTCAAGATCAAGTGCCTGCATGTACCTTTATAATACATCAAGGACCTATATCTAGTTCTAGCACTCAAGAGTGGGTAATCAGTAATACTCAGGAATTGAGTAGTACAACTCAGGGCCTGAGTAACAACACTCAGGGACTGAATAGCAACACTCAGGGATTGAATAGCAATACTCAGGGACTGAATATCAATTCACATGCTCATATACTGAATAGTACTAATCTGCAACTGAGTAGCAGTACTCAGCAACTGAGTAATAGTATTCAACAACTGAGTAGCACTCAGCAACTCAGCAGTACTCAAGAAATTGGTAACAGTGAAATACAAGATCAGAGTGTTGTCAGTGGTCCATACGTTGCCGTATCTTGTTCTGAACAAGTGAGTAATGTGGGACAACTCTCAGATCAACCTGCCAATGAGGAACAGTCAAAATTGTTAAGCTTATTGTTAAACTCATCCATTCAACAAGTAGCTGTCAGCACGTCTTCCATTCCTGTAGATACAGTAGTGAATCAACAGGCAATACCTAAGAGAAAGGTGCAACGAATTGGGCTTGTACGTCAGATGAAAGATGTGATGCATGATATTTTAGATTATTCACTGCTAGTTAAAGATCTTGGAGTGTTACAGGGATTTCAAGCAAACTTAGAGAAAATGCGCGATGAAGCAAGTAAGAAAGCATGTTTAGATCCGGAGGTTGTGCAGAGAGAACTAGCCAGGAATAGAAGGAAAAGACCTGCTGAGcttcatgatttgaatacaacaacaaaacacaGAGCTACTCACTTATCTGATGTTTTATAG